In the genome of Criblamydia sequanensis CRIB-18, one region contains:
- a CDS encoding AMP-binding protein, producing the protein MNIDWTSDENYIFSNNRLKNKELIDHALSSAANLKGHIWVATSGTTLMGSKSKWVALSKKALLASAASVNNHLECVPEDKWLLALPTFHVGGLSIYARSQLLGCEVINLQKWQEKWSPEIFVQALKESKATLSALVPTQLYDLVRLNLSPNKELRAIVIGGASLNRHLYKEARNLGWNLLPSYGLTECSSQVATAELKSLSQNSFPKLKLLDHVEVQVNALGCITLKSPSLFTVLATLCEKEVILSDPKDEGVYTTEDQGVIQGRYLQVKGRAGDVVKISGENVDMSKLQHVLDSLKLEMKIKGEHVLAAIPDDRLGASICLVSTTFSKEEALFLKQAFNELVMPFERIREEKKIRQIPRNPLGKVLQASLLKMLICQLV; encoded by the coding sequence ATGAATATTGATTGGACCTCCGATGAAAATTATATCTTTTCTAATAACCGTTTAAAAAATAAAGAATTAATAGATCACGCCTTATCAAGTGCTGCCAATTTAAAAGGACATATCTGGGTTGCGACTTCAGGTACAACGTTAATGGGTTCGAAGAGTAAATGGGTAGCTCTTTCTAAAAAAGCTTTATTAGCCTCAGCCGCTTCTGTCAATAATCACTTAGAGTGCGTTCCGGAAGACAAATGGCTTTTAGCGCTCCCCACTTTCCATGTAGGAGGCCTTTCCATTTATGCGAGAAGTCAATTATTAGGGTGCGAAGTTATAAACCTTCAAAAATGGCAAGAAAAATGGAGCCCTGAAATATTTGTTCAAGCTCTGAAGGAATCTAAAGCTACTCTGTCTGCGCTTGTTCCAACGCAGCTTTATGATCTTGTTCGACTTAATTTAAGCCCGAACAAGGAATTAAGAGCTATTGTAATAGGAGGTGCAAGCTTAAACCGGCATCTCTATAAGGAAGCTAGGAATCTTGGATGGAATCTCCTTCCAAGTTATGGCCTTACTGAATGTTCATCTCAAGTGGCTACAGCTGAACTTAAGTCTCTTTCCCAAAATAGTTTTCCCAAATTAAAATTACTAGACCATGTTGAGGTACAGGTGAATGCTCTAGGCTGTATCACCCTTAAGAGCCCTTCTTTATTTACCGTGCTAGCTACCTTATGCGAAAAAGAAGTTATATTAAGCGATCCAAAAGATGAGGGTGTTTACACTACCGAAGATCAAGGCGTTATCCAGGGGAGATATTTACAAGTTAAGGGAAGAGCCGGGGATGTCGTTAAGATATCCGGCGAGAATGTGGATATGTCAAAGCTTCAACATGTCCTAGATTCTTTAAAACTTGAGATGAAAATTAAAGGAGAGCATGTGCTTGCTGCTATTCCGGATGATCGACTTGGGGCCAGCATTTGTCTTGTTTCAACGACTTTTTCGAAAGAAGAAGCGCTCTTTTTAAAACAGGCTTTCAATGAACTTGTCATGCCTTTTGAGAGAATCAGAGAAGAAAAGAAAATCCGTCAAATTCCAAGAAATCCTCTTGGAAAAGTCCTCCAAGCATCGCTTTTAAAAATGCTTATTTGCCAGCTTGTCTAA
- the menA gene encoding 1,4-dihydroxy-2-naphthoate octaprenyltransferase, whose amino-acid sequence MKEALSFNLTEIIPWIYVLRPKTLLASFPPIFIAGSYSFFKRGEFEYLTIGLSLTVLLLFHLAVNVINDAIDFKKGGDTSLRLGPLRMTASGLLDSKVVLQAGILLIALAIIFSFPLILKGGWVVGFSVFIAALATYAYTGGPYPLAYIGLGELFVLLFFGFLATMLPFFIIEKTINLDIFLASFQTGLLSVSIIMVNNLRDIEEDSLTGKKTLAVRLGKNLYRSLLGVCLFLPFLLNSYWLSKPLMLGPIFSFIAFPMACFILMGVYTNKPSQIYNKYLALAALSNFLFGFGLSIGFILEK is encoded by the coding sequence ATGAAAGAAGCGCTCTCTTTTAATTTAACGGAAATAATACCTTGGATTTATGTATTAAGGCCTAAAACGCTATTAGCTTCTTTCCCCCCGATTTTTATTGCCGGTTCGTATTCTTTTTTTAAAAGAGGGGAGTTTGAATATTTAACAATAGGCCTCTCTCTTACTGTACTGCTCTTATTTCACTTGGCAGTAAACGTCATTAATGATGCCATAGATTTCAAAAAGGGAGGAGACACAAGCTTAAGGCTTGGCCCTCTTAGAATGACTGCGAGTGGTCTATTGGATTCAAAAGTTGTTCTGCAAGCAGGAATTCTACTTATTGCCCTTGCGATCATTTTTTCTTTTCCTTTGATTTTAAAAGGGGGATGGGTAGTTGGCTTTTCCGTCTTTATAGCAGCTTTGGCAACCTATGCCTATACCGGCGGTCCGTATCCCTTAGCCTATATCGGACTTGGAGAGTTATTTGTTTTATTATTTTTTGGTTTCTTGGCAACCATGCTTCCTTTTTTTATTATTGAAAAAACAATCAATCTTGATATTTTTTTAGCCTCTTTTCAAACCGGTCTTTTATCGGTAAGCATTATCATGGTAAATAACCTTCGTGACATTGAAGAGGATAGTTTGACGGGGAAAAAAACTTTGGCTGTCCGTTTAGGAAAAAACCTCTATAGAAGCCTCTTAGGGGTTTGTTTATTTTTACCTTTTTTACTAAATAGCTACTGGTTAAGCAAGCCTTTGATGCTTGGCCCGATCTTTTCATTTATTGCTTTTCCGATGGCTTGTTTTATATTGATGGGCGTTTATACCAATAAACCATCCCAAATTTACAATAAATATCTGGCTTTAGCAGCACTTAGCAATTTTCTATTTGGTTTTGGTTTGTCAATTGGTTTCATACTGGAAAAATAG
- the menB gene encoding 1,4-dihydroxy-2-naphthoyl-CoA synthase, which translates to MTTTCAKELSLETIWKEVKPFIDIKYEKTADGIAKITINRPEVRNAFRPETVIEMQEAFEMARQDSEVGVVILTGQGKEAFCSGGDQRIRGDEGYVGGDGVPRLNVLDLQKQIRSLPKPVIAMVSGYAIGGGHVLHVVCDLTIASENAIFGQVGPKVGSFDGGLGSSYLSRIVGQKKAREIWFLCKQYDAQEALEMGLVNKVVPYELLEEETLSWCHQMLKHSPLALRCLKASLNADCDGQIGLLDLAGNATLLYYMTEEAKEGKNAFLEKRKADFSNFKRLP; encoded by the coding sequence ATGACTACAACTTGTGCAAAGGAACTTTCTCTAGAAACCATTTGGAAAGAAGTTAAGCCATTTATAGACATCAAATATGAGAAGACAGCAGATGGCATAGCCAAAATTACAATCAATAGACCGGAAGTCAGAAATGCTTTTCGCCCTGAAACCGTCATAGAAATGCAAGAAGCGTTTGAAATGGCAAGACAAGATTCAGAAGTTGGCGTAGTTATTTTGACAGGACAAGGTAAAGAAGCTTTTTGTTCGGGCGGCGACCAAAGAATTAGGGGAGATGAAGGGTATGTGGGCGGAGATGGCGTGCCGAGATTAAATGTACTAGACCTCCAAAAGCAGATTCGCTCCCTTCCAAAGCCGGTAATTGCCATGGTTTCCGGCTATGCAATTGGCGGCGGACATGTTCTTCATGTTGTTTGCGATCTAACCATTGCCTCTGAAAACGCGATTTTTGGACAAGTGGGTCCTAAAGTCGGTTCTTTTGATGGGGGTCTTGGATCCAGCTATCTCTCACGAATTGTAGGTCAAAAAAAAGCAAGGGAAATTTGGTTTCTTTGTAAGCAATATGACGCTCAAGAAGCCTTAGAAATGGGGCTTGTCAATAAAGTGGTTCCTTATGAACTTTTGGAAGAGGAAACTCTTTCTTGGTGCCATCAAATGCTTAAGCATTCTCCCTTGGCTCTAAGATGCTTAAAAGCAAGTCTTAATGCGGATTGCGATGGACAAATCGGGCTCTTGGATTTAGCCGGAAACGCGACTCTTCTCTACTACATGACAGAAGAAGCAAAAGAAGGCAAAAATGCCTTTTTAGAAAAAAGGAAAGCTGACTTTTCAAACTTCAAAAGACTGCCTTAA
- a CDS encoding alpha/beta hydrolase-fold protein, with protein sequence MIKLSALHGFLGTGQDWDFLEGRLKNVSLEKEDLFSKKQHSYGETLWEFGDAFSRKAALSDSKTPVLMGYSLGGRLALHALLKKPDYWKAAIIISAHTGLKDEKLKALRKESDASFNQLLQNEPWDVFMSKWNSQEVFKNTPILHREESHFDKKLLGKGFLEWSISRQEDLKSRIESLNLPIFWITGEKDAKFSDLAKSLNFKHPDSILWIAEQSGHRVPWQIQPEFISKINQFLDVIR encoded by the coding sequence ATGATTAAACTATCTGCTTTGCATGGATTTTTAGGAACCGGGCAAGATTGGGACTTTTTAGAAGGTCGTTTAAAAAATGTTTCTTTAGAAAAAGAAGATTTATTCTCAAAAAAGCAACATTCTTATGGCGAAACTCTTTGGGAATTCGGTGATGCGTTTAGCAGAAAAGCTGCTTTAAGTGACTCTAAAACTCCCGTTTTAATGGGGTATTCTCTAGGCGGAAGACTTGCTTTACATGCCCTTTTAAAAAAGCCTGATTATTGGAAAGCCGCTATTATCATATCCGCTCATACGGGTTTAAAAGATGAAAAGCTTAAAGCTTTAAGAAAAGAATCAGATGCGTCTTTTAATCAACTTCTTCAAAACGAGCCTTGGGATGTTTTTATGTCCAAATGGAATTCGCAAGAAGTTTTTAAAAACACGCCTATTTTACATCGGGAAGAAAGCCATTTTGATAAAAAATTGCTTGGAAAAGGCTTTTTAGAATGGTCGATATCTAGACAAGAGGACTTAAAAAGCCGCATAGAGTCTTTAAATTTACCTATTTTTTGGATTACCGGAGAAAAAGATGCCAAGTTTAGCGATCTTGCAAAAAGCCTAAACTTTAAACATCCGGATTCAATACTTTGGATTGCAGAACAATCCGGTCATCGTGTACCTTGGCAGATTCAGCCTGAATTTATAAGTAAAATCAATCAGTTTCTTGATGTAATTCGATAA
- the menD gene encoding 2-succinyl-5-enolpyruvyl-6-hydroxy-3-cyclohexene-1-carboxylic-acid synthase, with amino-acid sequence MERDQIKNVDDKKTISDSNQTLAYEVVKALAKLGVRDWCLSPGIRNTALIDCVMTSSEIEKHLFFDDRAASFFALGRARLKKRPVAVCVTSGTAVGELLPAAMEAYYTETPLIFVTADRPKRYRFTGAPQTANQENLFGVYTSHFEDIESGTPIRIFNWSMQKPAHLNICLEESYHHDYSRFPEIDLFLSREVAYQPIQAKEPGVLIELFEKANNPLVVVGTLLEEEVSIVRETLIKWDLPVILESNSCLRNDPSLDHLSIKPYNNLLKMCRDAGYPIDAIIRIGGIPTVRLWRDLEDLQDSIEVVSISRLPFSGLPNGKLIHGDLNFFFRSIGNQIPNPGHGNFEKLLSNARNKEQFVLRSFEKYPNSEPALVYKLSLIIAKEASVYLGNSMPIREWDLFASNNAPYKKIRSSKGLNGIDGQVSTFLGLTLDEPGEHWGVVGDLTALYDLSAPWIANKKSSYKLVIINNNGGQIFARKKLNQYIINPHPFSFKAWADLYYFPYEKWEDIPRESLPTEGLSIIEMVPKLSQTNAFWEEFESYD; translated from the coding sequence ATGGAAAGAGATCAAATTAAAAATGTCGATGATAAAAAAACTATTTCAGATTCCAATCAAACCTTAGCTTATGAAGTGGTTAAGGCCCTTGCAAAATTAGGCGTAAGGGATTGGTGCCTTTCTCCCGGCATAAGGAACACTGCCTTAATAGATTGTGTAATGACATCGTCTGAAATTGAGAAGCATCTTTTCTTTGATGATAGAGCCGCTTCTTTTTTTGCACTAGGCAGAGCTCGATTAAAAAAAAGGCCGGTTGCTGTCTGCGTAACTTCAGGCACAGCAGTTGGAGAGCTTTTACCGGCTGCCATGGAAGCTTATTACACTGAAACTCCTTTAATATTTGTCACAGCAGACAGGCCAAAAAGGTATCGATTCACAGGAGCTCCCCAAACGGCCAATCAAGAAAATTTATTTGGGGTTTACACCTCTCACTTTGAGGATATTGAATCCGGCACCCCTATTCGAATTTTTAACTGGTCGATGCAAAAGCCTGCCCATCTTAATATTTGTTTAGAAGAATCCTATCATCATGATTATAGCCGTTTTCCAGAAATTGATTTATTCCTCTCAAGAGAGGTTGCTTATCAACCTATTCAAGCGAAAGAACCGGGCGTTCTCATAGAGTTGTTTGAAAAGGCTAATAATCCGCTTGTTGTCGTCGGTACGCTTCTTGAAGAAGAGGTGAGCATCGTACGGGAGACTCTTATTAAATGGGATCTTCCCGTCATTTTGGAAAGTAATTCCTGTCTTCGTAACGATCCGTCTTTAGATCACTTATCAATAAAGCCTTATAACAACCTTCTTAAAATGTGCCGGGACGCTGGCTATCCGATTGATGCCATTATTAGAATAGGAGGTATCCCAACGGTTCGGCTTTGGCGGGATCTTGAAGATTTACAAGACAGCATCGAAGTGGTTTCAATTAGCAGGCTTCCTTTTTCAGGTCTTCCAAATGGAAAACTAATTCATGGAGATCTAAACTTTTTCTTTAGAAGCATTGGCAACCAAATTCCAAACCCGGGACATGGGAATTTTGAAAAACTCCTTTCAAATGCCCGGAATAAAGAACAATTTGTTTTGAGGAGCTTTGAAAAATACCCGAATTCCGAGCCGGCGCTTGTTTATAAGCTTTCTTTAATAATTGCTAAAGAAGCCTCCGTTTATTTGGGCAATAGCATGCCCATACGTGAATGGGATTTGTTTGCTTCAAATAACGCCCCTTATAAAAAGATAAGGTCTTCAAAAGGCTTAAATGGCATCGACGGCCAGGTTTCAACTTTTCTTGGCCTAACTTTAGATGAACCGGGCGAGCATTGGGGGGTAGTTGGCGATCTTACAGCTCTTTATGACCTTTCAGCCCCTTGGATTGCCAATAAAAAATCCTCCTATAAATTAGTCATCATCAATAATAACGGGGGGCAAATTTTTGCCCGTAAGAAATTAAATCAATACATTATCAATCCGCACCCTTTTTCTTTTAAAGCTTGGGCGGATCTTTACTATTTCCCTTATGAAAAATGGGAAGATATTCCAAGGGAGAGTCTTCCGACTGAAGGGCTATCCATCATTGAAATGGTGCCTAAACTTTCTCAAACAAATGCTTTTTGGGAGGAGTTTGAAAGCTATGATTAA